One genomic window of Halococcus sediminicola includes the following:
- a CDS encoding DUF7130 family rubredoxin-like protein, producing the protein MGQENPTIGVGTTVYTEDGAKLGTVRGFDTDGFFVTTREGVASLSVEHERAGHALGEAELMWRCGDCGEMGDLKGGIPDTCPSCDAPKEELYYWTED; encoded by the coding sequence ATGGGCCAGGAGAATCCCACGATTGGGGTCGGTACGACCGTCTACACCGAAGATGGCGCAAAGCTCGGCACCGTTCGCGGCTTCGACACGGACGGGTTTTTCGTCACGACCCGCGAGGGGGTGGCATCGCTCTCGGTCGAACACGAGCGCGCGGGCCACGCGCTCGGCGAGGCCGAACTGATGTGGCGCTGTGGCGACTGCGGCGAGATGGGCGACCTCAAAGGTGGCATTCCCGACACCTGCCCCTCGTGTGATGCGCCGAAAGAGGAACTGTACTACTGGACCGAAGACTGA
- a CDS encoding DUF2178 domain-containing protein, whose product MIGTLLAGVAVGLVLRSIGYPFVGEAVYWLGIISTLAIWRSTSLTLFDERDQELERRTAMTTLSVFAVVVVTGASAARVLAWTGIYTVPPVLAGALYGYVVLFLVALFIGAWYRYRG is encoded by the coding sequence ATGATCGGGACACTCCTCGCCGGCGTCGCCGTCGGCCTCGTCCTCAGATCGATCGGTTATCCGTTCGTGGGGGAGGCAGTGTACTGGCTTGGGATCATCAGCACTCTCGCGATCTGGCGCAGCACGTCCCTGACACTGTTCGACGAGCGCGATCAAGAACTCGAACGACGCACGGCGATGACCACGCTGAGTGTTTTCGCGGTGGTGGTGGTCACCGGCGCGTCAGCCGCTAGAGTGCTGGCGTGGACCGGAATCTACACCGTTCCGCCGGTACTCGCGGGTGCACTATACGGCTACGTCGTACTGTTCCTAGTGGCGTTGTTCATCGGCGCATGGTACCGGTATCGCGGATGA
- a CDS encoding PPC domain-containing DNA-binding protein has translation MDYRELDGGREFVAGLDHGADWREELEALATDAGVDAGFFVALGAVQDVELFFYDQRRQEYDAVAFDEPLEVAACVGNVSWLEGERFAHTHAVCSRADGSTVAGHLNSGTVFAGEVYLRELDTHLEREHDSTTDLDLWPL, from the coding sequence ATGGACTACCGGGAACTCGATGGGGGCCGCGAGTTCGTCGCCGGGCTGGATCACGGCGCGGACTGGCGCGAGGAACTCGAAGCGCTCGCGACCGATGCCGGCGTGGACGCGGGCTTTTTCGTCGCGCTCGGCGCGGTGCAGGACGTCGAGCTGTTCTTCTACGATCAGCGTCGGCAGGAGTACGATGCGGTGGCGTTCGACGAACCGCTCGAAGTCGCCGCCTGCGTGGGCAACGTTTCGTGGTTGGAGGGCGAGCGCTTCGCTCACACCCACGCGGTCTGCTCGCGCGCGGACGGTTCGACCGTCGCGGGCCACCTGAATTCTGGTACCGTGTTCGCCGGCGAGGTCTATCTCCGCGAACTCGATACCCACCTCGAACGCGAGCACGATAGCACTACTGACCTCGACCTCTGGCCGCTCTGA
- a CDS encoding sulfatase, translating into MSDTPARNVLFVVMDTVRKDHLSVYDDDRETTPGLEAFAEEAAVFEQAVAPAPWTLPSHASMFTGRYPGEHNATQENPYLEGHPTLAQSLEDHRSSCYSSNAWITPYTHLTDGFDSQDNFFEVMPGDLLSGPLARAWKTMNDNERLRQAADWLVNAGNEIHEFLASGEGADSKTPAVIDRTIEFIDGTDDPYFSFINLMDAHLPYHPPDEHKELFAPGVDSTQVCQNSKEYNSGARDISEAEWNSIRGLYDAEIHHVDAQLHRLFEWMRANDEWDDTLVIVCADHGELHGEHGLYGHEFAVYDPIVNVPLMVKHPDLDPGRRDEQVELIDLYHTVLDHADARGKGVPLDPERSLLSGSYREFDGGENAFVEYHRPVVELNQLENKASAAGIDIPEDSRFYSRMRAARRPDGKYIHNERIADEAYRLDTDPEELEDTHGSEDSVVDDIESALREFERNRDDWGTVEGDEVLSGMGDDAKQRLEDLGYID; encoded by the coding sequence ATGAGCGATACGCCCGCACGGAACGTCCTGTTCGTCGTGATGGACACGGTCCGCAAGGACCACCTCTCGGTCTACGACGACGACCGCGAGACGACGCCCGGACTCGAAGCGTTCGCCGAGGAAGCCGCCGTCTTCGAGCAGGCGGTCGCCCCCGCGCCGTGGACGCTCCCCTCCCACGCCTCGATGTTCACCGGGCGCTACCCGGGCGAGCACAACGCGACCCAGGAAAACCCGTATCTCGAAGGCCATCCCACCCTCGCCCAGTCGCTCGAAGACCATCGAAGCTCCTGCTACTCGTCGAACGCGTGGATAACGCCCTACACGCATCTCACCGACGGGTTCGACAGTCAGGACAACTTCTTCGAGGTGATGCCCGGCGACCTGCTCTCGGGACCGCTCGCGCGGGCGTGGAAGACGATGAACGACAACGAGCGCCTCCGGCAGGCCGCCGACTGGCTCGTCAACGCCGGCAACGAGATCCACGAGTTCCTCGCCAGCGGCGAGGGAGCGGACTCGAAGACACCGGCAGTCATCGACCGCACGATCGAGTTCATCGACGGGACCGACGACCCCTACTTCTCCTTCATCAACCTGATGGACGCCCACCTGCCCTACCACCCGCCCGACGAGCACAAGGAACTGTTCGCCCCCGGTGTGGACTCCACGCAGGTCTGTCAGAACTCAAAGGAGTACAACAGCGGCGCGCGCGACATCAGCGAAGCCGAATGGAACTCGATCCGCGGGCTGTACGATGCCGAGATCCACCACGTCGACGCCCAACTCCACCGGCTCTTCGAGTGGATGCGCGCCAACGACGAGTGGGACGACACCCTCGTGATCGTCTGTGCCGACCACGGCGAACTCCACGGCGAGCACGGACTCTATGGTCACGAATTCGCGGTCTACGACCCCATCGTCAACGTCCCGCTCATGGTCAAACATCCCGATCTCGACCCGGGCCGGCGCGACGAACAGGTCGAACTCATCGACCTCTATCACACGGTGCTCGACCACGCCGACGCGCGCGGCAAGGGCGTCCCGCTCGACCCCGAGCGCTCGCTGCTCTCGGGGTCCTATCGGGAGTTCGACGGCGGCGAGAACGCCTTCGTCGAGTACCACCGGCCGGTGGTCGAACTCAATCAGTTGGAGAACAAGGCCAGCGCCGCCGGCATCGATATTCCCGAAGATTCGCGCTTTTACTCGCGGATGCGCGCCGCGCGCCGGCCCGATGGGAAATACATCCACAACGAGCGCATCGCCGACGAGGCCTACCGGCTCGATACGGACCCCGAGGAACTCGAAGACACCCACGGGAGCGAGGATTCGGTCGTCGACGACATCGAGAGCGCCCTCCGCGAATTCGAGCGCAACCGCGACGACTGGGGAACGGTCGAGGGTGACGAAGTGCTCTCGGGGATGGGCGACGACGCCAAACAGCGCCTTGAAGACCTCGGCTATATCGACTGA
- a CDS encoding GAF domain-containing protein, protein MSDEHTSTAVEPGSDEGPTEALHETIAAFDCTSGTLHRWDGDELVLVASVDIPESVRTRIERIPIGKGMAGLAAERMEPVDVCNLQTDDSGVAEDGARATGMEGSLAAPVIGVDETLKGTIGVAKPERYEFTTEERERLMAVGRRMFANDD, encoded by the coding sequence ATGAGCGACGAACACACATCCACGGCGGTCGAGCCGGGTTCCGACGAAGGACCGACGGAGGCGCTCCACGAGACCATCGCGGCGTTCGACTGTACGTCGGGAACGCTCCATCGGTGGGACGGGGACGAACTGGTGCTCGTCGCGTCCGTCGACATTCCGGAGTCCGTTCGCACCCGAATCGAGCGGATTCCCATCGGCAAGGGAATGGCCGGGCTGGCGGCCGAACGGATGGAACCGGTCGACGTCTGTAACCTCCAGACGGACGATTCCGGGGTCGCCGAGGACGGTGCGCGCGCGACGGGGATGGAGGGGTCGCTCGCCGCTCCGGTCATCGGCGTGGATGAAACTCTCAAAGGAACCATCGGGGTTGCCAAACCGGAGCGATACGAGTTCACCACCGAGGAGCGCGAACGATTGATGGCCGTCGGCAGACGGATGTTCGCCAATGACGACTGA
- a CDS encoding ketopantoate reductase family protein, translated as MDIVVFGAGSLGSLVGGLCAREHRVTLVGRDPHVAAVRESGLAVEGTVEFTAHPDARTTVPDRADLALVTVKSFDTPEAGRTLADCKPSITCSLQNGLGNEDTLDTHLDPVLAGTCTYGARLLEPGRVACMGLGEVALGAPDGGHLAAAERAAAALRAAGIETSVTREMPERLWRKLAVNAGINPTTALAGVSNGVLADGPLYEIASEAARETARVAREQDVDLAEREAVAALDSVIAATADNTSSMAEDIQNGRRTEIDAINGAVVERAESSVPVNRTLAALVRAREHAG; from the coding sequence GTGGATATTGTCGTCTTCGGCGCGGGAAGTCTGGGAAGCCTCGTCGGCGGTCTCTGTGCGCGCGAGCACCGCGTGACGCTGGTCGGGCGCGACCCGCACGTCGCCGCGGTCCGCGAATCGGGCCTCGCCGTCGAAGGTACCGTCGAGTTCACGGCCCATCCCGATGCCCGGACGACAGTCCCCGATCGCGCGGATCTCGCGCTCGTCACAGTGAAATCGTTCGACACGCCCGAGGCCGGACGCACGCTCGCCGACTGCAAACCTTCGATCACCTGCTCGCTCCAGAACGGTCTCGGCAACGAGGACACTCTCGATACTCACCTCGACCCCGTGCTCGCCGGCACCTGCACCTACGGCGCACGACTGCTCGAACCCGGACGGGTCGCGTGCATGGGACTGGGTGAGGTCGCGCTCGGCGCGCCCGACGGCGGCCACTTGGCAGCGGCCGAGCGCGCAGCAGCGGCGCTCCGGGCGGCGGGCATCGAGACGAGCGTCACGAGAGAGATGCCCGAACGGCTCTGGCGAAAGCTCGCCGTCAACGCCGGCATCAACCCCACGACCGCGCTCGCCGGCGTTTCCAACGGTGTGCTCGCCGACGGCCCGCTCTACGAGATCGCCAGCGAGGCCGCCCGCGAGACCGCCCGCGTCGCCCGCGAGCAGGACGTCGACCTCGCCGAGCGCGAAGCGGTCGCGGCGCTCGATTCGGTGATCGCGGCGACCGCCGACAACACCTCCTCGATGGCCGAAGACATCCAGAACGGACGGCGAACCGAAATCGACGCCATCAACGGAGCCGTCGTCGAGCGCGCGGAGAGTTCCGTACCGGTGAATCGCACGCTCGCCGCGCTCGTTCGGGCGCGAGAGCACGCCGGCTGA
- a CDS encoding helix-turn-helix transcriptional regulator translates to MKNTIRRHRDSADLSQADLAAAVDVTRQTINAVERERYDPSVELAFKLAAHFDCRIEDLFDPELNGVGADHDD, encoded by the coding sequence ATGAAAAACACGATTCGACGGCATCGAGACAGTGCGGACCTAAGTCAGGCCGATCTCGCGGCAGCAGTCGACGTCACTCGCCAGACGATCAATGCGGTCGAGCGCGAGCGCTACGACCCGTCCGTCGAGCTGGCGTTCAAACTGGCCGCCCACTTCGACTGCCGCATCGAGGATCTCTTCGACCCCGAACTGAACGGAGTTGGGGCCGACCACGACGACTGA
- a CDS encoding ATP-dependent DNA helicase, which produces MLGTVAADSSPLRFFPYESPYENQRAAIERIHGALEDERDVLFEGACGTGKTLSALVPALDFAREADKTVVITTNVHQQMRQFVADARAINDREPLKATVFKGKSAMCHIDVDYEECQVLRDSTKDLVDAEEDLADLEAREESLLDASQEGDSDAAEARSAVMDELENVESEVEELREESVCEHYYNNLTADTEGFYAWLASDVRTPEEIYEYAERENLCGYELLKDGMESMDLVVCNYHHLLDPMIREQFFRWLGRDPEDVITVFDEAHNIESAAREHATRTLTETTLDSSLAELEDTGDSRAAQARNVVSAFRKALVSTYDEKLGFGEREQIGDDWEDLAIANSEGRDDLTLAFLDAYTGQGIDTDVEAALALGAALDREYDRQYRNGETQVRKECQTLQTIQFVESWLADGGSGGRHPVVSVREGPDGVYGRAESFASIPRDVTEPLFSNLHASVLMSATLRPFDVLADVLGLEDPETMAYGLTFPEERRRTFAVDTPALFASERDNMDVQRTITDTLDDAIRFTPGNTLLFFPSYSEAERYHDRIAAATDATTYLDEPGEPVESLRERFAAGEHGALFTSLWGTLAEGVSFDGDDAHTVVVVGVPYPHLDDRLEAVEDAYDAAYGSGWEYAVEIPTIRKTRQALGRVLRSPEEIGVRALLDARYTERGRREMGKYGVRETFPDEERAELLDIAPEKLKFAMLNFYSDHDAYDGDPPTP; this is translated from the coding sequence ATGTTGGGTACTGTGGCCGCCGACTCGTCACCGCTCCGATTCTTCCCCTACGAGTCGCCCTACGAGAACCAGCGCGCGGCGATCGAACGCATCCACGGGGCGCTCGAAGACGAACGCGACGTCCTCTTCGAGGGAGCCTGCGGCACGGGCAAGACGCTCTCGGCGCTCGTTCCGGCCCTGGATTTCGCCCGCGAGGCGGACAAAACCGTGGTCATCACGACGAACGTCCACCAGCAGATGCGTCAGTTCGTCGCCGACGCCCGCGCGATCAACGACCGCGAACCGCTCAAGGCGACCGTGTTCAAGGGCAAATCCGCGATGTGTCACATCGACGTCGACTACGAGGAGTGTCAGGTGCTTCGGGACAGCACGAAGGACCTCGTCGACGCCGAGGAGGACCTCGCGGACCTCGAAGCGCGCGAGGAGAGCCTGCTCGACGCGAGTCAAGAAGGCGATAGCGACGCGGCCGAAGCGCGCAGCGCCGTGATGGACGAACTGGAAAACGTCGAGAGCGAGGTCGAAGAGTTGCGCGAGGAATCGGTCTGCGAGCACTACTACAACAACCTCACCGCCGACACCGAGGGGTTCTACGCGTGGCTCGCAAGCGACGTGCGCACGCCCGAAGAGATCTACGAGTACGCCGAGAGGGAGAACCTCTGTGGCTACGAACTCCTCAAGGACGGGATGGAGAGCATGGACCTCGTGGTGTGCAACTACCACCACCTGCTCGATCCAATGATCCGCGAACAGTTCTTCCGCTGGCTCGGGCGCGACCCCGAAGACGTAATCACCGTGTTCGACGAGGCCCACAACATCGAGAGCGCCGCGCGCGAACACGCCACCCGCACCCTGACCGAGACGACCCTCGACTCGTCGCTCGCCGAACTGGAAGATACCGGCGATTCGCGGGCCGCACAGGCGAGAAACGTCGTGAGCGCCTTCCGGAAAGCGCTGGTCTCGACCTACGACGAGAAGTTGGGGTTCGGCGAGCGCGAGCAGATCGGCGACGACTGGGAGGACCTGGCAATCGCCAACAGCGAGGGCCGCGACGACCTCACGCTGGCCTTCCTCGATGCGTACACCGGGCAGGGAATCGACACCGATGTCGAGGCGGCGCTCGCGCTCGGGGCGGCCCTCGACAGGGAATACGATAGACAGTACCGCAACGGCGAGACGCAGGTCCGCAAGGAGTGCCAGACGCTTCAAACAATCCAGTTCGTCGAATCGTGGCTCGCAGATGGAGGTTCCGGCGGCCGCCATCCCGTCGTTTCGGTGCGCGAGGGTCCCGACGGCGTCTACGGCCGTGCGGAGTCCTTTGCCTCCATCCCGCGCGACGTGACCGAACCGCTCTTTTCGAACCTGCACGCGAGCGTGCTGATGAGCGCGACGCTGCGACCGTTCGACGTGCTCGCCGACGTGCTCGGATTGGAAGACCCCGAGACGATGGCCTACGGGCTGACCTTCCCCGAAGAGCGCCGTCGAACCTTCGCCGTGGATACGCCAGCGCTGTTCGCCAGCGAGCGCGACAACATGGATGTTCAGCGAACGATCACCGACACGCTCGACGACGCGATCCGGTTCACGCCGGGCAACACGCTCCTCTTCTTCCCGAGTTATAGCGAGGCCGAGCGCTATCACGACCGCATCGCCGCCGCGACGGACGCCACGACTTACCTCGACGAACCGGGCGAACCCGTCGAGTCGCTGCGCGAACGATTTGCCGCCGGCGAGCACGGTGCACTCTTCACCTCGCTGTGGGGCACGCTCGCCGAGGGCGTGAGTTTCGACGGTGACGACGCCCATACGGTGGTCGTGGTCGGTGTCCCCTACCCACATCTCGACGACCGGCTCGAAGCCGTCGAAGACGCCTACGACGCTGCGTATGGATCAGGCTGGGAGTACGCCGTCGAGATACCCACCATTCGCAAAACCCGCCAAGCACTCGGGCGGGTGCTGCGCTCGCCCGAGGAGATCGGCGTGCGTGCGCTGCTCGACGCGCGCTATACCGAACGCGGTCGACGAGAGATGGGCAAGTACGGCGTTCGTGAGACGTTCCCCGACGAGGAGCGCGCCGAACTGCTCGACATCGCGCCGGAGAAACTCAAGTTCGCCATGCTCAACTTTTATTCCGATCACGACGCCTACGACGGCGACCCACCGACGCCCTGA
- a CDS encoding DNA polymerase II large subunit codes for MESNDERYFERIESALDEAIAVAGDARERGGDPSPEIEIPVAKDMADRVENILGIEGVAERVRELEGEMSREEAALELAADFAEGRVGDYETQAGTIEGAVRTAVALLTEGVVAAPIEGIDRVELADNPDGTQFVRVFYAGPIRSAGGTAQALSVLVADYTRALLGLGGYQPRDEEVERYAEEVDLYDSETGLQYSPKDAETKFIARHSPVMLDGEATGQEEVSGFRDLERVGTNNPRGGMCLVLAEGIAQKAPKIKRYTTKLDEVDWPWLDDLIAGTVGDGADEDEANEEPAEEDGADADPETDTPAGPLRPDPSEKFLRDLIAGRPVFGHPSEAGGFRLRYGRARNHGFATAGVHPATMHLVDDFLATGTQLKTERPGKAAGVVPVDSIEGPTVRLANGDVRRIDDPAEALELRNGVEAILDLGEYLVNYGEFVENNHPLAPASYTYDWWIQEFEATDANVRALADSTRIDLEHPRSEEAIEWAIEYDAPLHPDYTYCWHDITVAEFEALCEAVAAGEFVDGVLALDPDPGNRDALEALLVPHSQAADALRIPDHAAFVRSLGFDGSLDRTWEALSEEAREWPNAMKAVEEVAPFAVRERAPTRIGGRMGRPEKSETRELSPAVHTLFPIGEAGGNQRDVAKATEYVHDDGGERGVVPVDIGRRECVDCGERSYETRCPDCGALTEPRYECPDCEIGVEPDESGRAKCPRCGNEARPTEWRAVDLREEYQSALREVGERESAFEILKGVKGLTSERKTPEPMEKGVLRAKHGVSTFKDGTVRYDMTDLPVTSVRPVELDVSVDQFRELGYHEDMNGDPLRHDDQLVELKVQDVVLSNGAAEHMLKTAAFVDDLLESYYGLDSFYDFDDRDDLVGELVFGMAPHTSAAVVGRVIGFTSAAVGYAHPYFHASKRRNCDGDEDCVMLLMDGLLNFSKAYLPDKRGGRMDAPLVMSSRIDPAEIDDEAHNMDVVDSYPRKFYEATLEMADPGSVDIEIAEASVGTESEYSGFRHTHDTSNLALGPSLSAYKTLGSMTEKMDAQLELARKLRAVDETDVAERIIEYHFLPDLIGNLRAFSRQETRCLDCGTKYRRMPLTGNCRECGGDVNLTVHEGSVKKYIGTATRVAEEYGTRDYTKQRLEVLERTLESVFENDKNKQSGIADFM; via the coding sequence ATGGAGTCGAACGACGAGCGCTACTTCGAGCGCATCGAATCCGCGCTGGACGAGGCCATCGCGGTCGCCGGGGACGCGCGCGAGCGGGGTGGTGACCCGTCCCCCGAGATCGAGATACCGGTCGCCAAGGACATGGCCGACCGCGTGGAGAACATCCTCGGTATCGAGGGTGTCGCCGAGCGCGTGCGCGAACTCGAAGGCGAGATGAGTCGGGAAGAAGCCGCCCTCGAACTCGCCGCCGATTTCGCCGAGGGCCGTGTCGGCGATTACGAAACACAAGCGGGAACCATCGAGGGCGCGGTCCGGACCGCGGTCGCGCTCCTCACCGAGGGCGTGGTCGCCGCGCCCATCGAGGGCATCGACCGGGTCGAACTCGCGGACAACCCCGATGGAACCCAGTTCGTCAGGGTGTTCTACGCCGGGCCGATCCGCTCGGCGGGCGGCACCGCACAGGCCCTCTCGGTGCTCGTCGCCGACTACACGCGCGCGCTGCTCGGTCTCGGTGGCTATCAGCCCCGTGACGAGGAGGTCGAGCGCTACGCCGAGGAAGTCGATCTCTACGACTCCGAGACCGGACTCCAGTATTCGCCGAAAGATGCGGAAACGAAGTTCATCGCCCGCCACTCGCCGGTGATGCTCGACGGCGAGGCCACGGGACAGGAGGAGGTCTCGGGCTTTCGCGATCTCGAACGGGTCGGGACGAACAACCCCCGAGGAGGAATGTGCCTCGTGCTCGCGGAGGGTATCGCCCAGAAAGCGCCGAAGATCAAGCGCTACACGACGAAATTGGACGAGGTGGACTGGCCGTGGCTCGACGACCTCATCGCGGGGACCGTCGGCGACGGTGCAGACGAGGATGAGGCGAACGAGGAACCCGCCGAGGAGGACGGTGCAGATGCGGACCCGGAGACGGACACTCCCGCAGGACCACTTCGGCCTGACCCCTCCGAGAAATTCCTTCGTGACCTCATCGCGGGTCGGCCGGTCTTCGGTCATCCGAGCGAGGCGGGTGGCTTTCGGCTTCGCTACGGCCGCGCACGCAATCACGGCTTCGCCACCGCCGGGGTGCATCCGGCGACGATGCATCTCGTCGACGACTTCCTCGCGACCGGCACCCAACTGAAGACCGAGCGCCCCGGCAAGGCCGCCGGCGTCGTGCCCGTCGATTCCATCGAGGGCCCCACCGTGAGATTGGCCAACGGCGACGTGCGGCGCATCGACGACCCGGCCGAAGCGCTCGAACTCCGCAACGGGGTCGAAGCCATCCTCGATCTGGGCGAGTACCTCGTCAATTATGGGGAATTCGTCGAGAACAACCATCCCTTGGCACCGGCCTCGTACACCTACGACTGGTGGATTCAGGAGTTCGAGGCCACCGACGCGAACGTGCGCGCGCTCGCGGACTCGACGCGCATCGACCTCGAACATCCCCGTTCGGAAGAGGCGATCGAGTGGGCCATCGAGTACGACGCGCCGCTACACCCCGACTACACCTACTGCTGGCACGACATCACAGTAGCAGAGTTCGAGGCGCTCTGTGAGGCGGTCGCGGCCGGCGAGTTCGTCGATGGCGTGTTGGCGCTCGACCCCGACCCCGGGAATCGTGACGCGCTCGAAGCACTCTTGGTGCCCCACTCGCAGGCCGCCGACGCGCTCAGGATCCCCGACCACGCGGCGTTCGTGCGCTCGCTCGGGTTCGACGGGTCGCTCGACCGCACGTGGGAGGCCCTCTCTGAGGAGGCGCGCGAGTGGCCGAACGCGATGAAGGCCGTCGAGGAGGTCGCACCCTTCGCCGTCCGCGAGCGCGCGCCGACGCGCATCGGCGGGCGGATGGGACGGCCCGAGAAATCCGAGACGCGCGAACTCTCGCCGGCGGTCCATACCCTGTTTCCCATCGGCGAGGCGGGCGGCAACCAGCGCGACGTGGCGAAAGCCACCGAGTACGTCCACGACGACGGTGGCGAGCGCGGCGTCGTCCCCGTCGATATCGGCCGCCGCGAGTGCGTCGACTGTGGCGAACGAAGTTACGAGACGCGCTGTCCGGACTGTGGCGCGCTCACCGAACCGCGCTACGAGTGTCCCGACTGCGAGATCGGGGTCGAACCCGACGAGTCCGGCCGTGCGAAGTGTCCCCGCTGTGGCAACGAGGCCCGCCCGACCGAGTGGCGGGCCGTGGACCTCCGCGAGGAGTACCAGAGCGCCCTCCGTGAGGTGGGCGAGCGCGAGAGCGCCTTCGAGATTCTGAAGGGTGTGAAAGGGTTGACCTCGGAGCGCAAGACCCCTGAACCGATGGAGAAAGGCGTTCTGCGGGCGAAACACGGCGTCTCGACGTTCAAGGATGGAACTGTGCGCTACGACATGACCGACCTGCCCGTCACGAGCGTGAGGCCAGTCGAACTCGACGTCTCGGTCGACCAGTTCCGCGAACTCGGCTATCACGAGGACATGAACGGCGACCCGCTGCGCCACGACGACCAACTGGTCGAACTCAAAGTCCAAGACGTCGTGCTCTCGAACGGCGCGGCCGAGCATATGCTCAAAACCGCCGCCTTCGTCGACGACCTGCTCGAAAGCTACTACGGACTCGATTCGTTCTACGACTTCGACGACCGCGACGATCTCGTGGGGGAGCTCGTCTTCGGGATGGCCCCGCACACCTCGGCGGCGGTCGTCGGTCGCGTGATCGGCTTTACGAGCGCCGCCGTCGGCTACGCACACCCCTACTTTCACGCCTCGAAGCGCCGGAATTGCGACGGCGACGAGGACTGCGTCATGTTGCTGATGGACGGCCTCCTCAACTTCTCGAAGGCCTACCTGCCCGACAAGCGCGGCGGGCGGATGGACGCACCGTTGGTGATGTCCTCGCGCATCGACCCGGCCGAGATCGACGACGAAGCCCACAACATGGACGTCGTGGATTCCTACCCGAGGAAGTTCTACGAGGCCACCCTCGAAATGGCCGACCCCGGGAGCGTTGACATCGAGATCGCCGAGGCAAGCGTCGGCACCGAAAGCGAGTATTCGGGCTTTCGCCACACCCACGACACCTCGAACCTCGCGCTCGGACCGTCGCTGTCGGCGTACAAGACGTTGGGTTCGATGACCGAAAAGATGGACGCCCAGCTCGAACTCGCCAGAAAGCTTCGGGCGGTCGACGAGACCGACGTCGCCGAACGCATCATCGAGTACCATTTTCTGCCGGACCTCATCGGCAACCTCAGAGCCTTCTCCCGCCAGGAGACGCGCTGTCTCGACTGTGGGACCAAATACCGACGGATGCCGCTCACGGGCAACTGTCGGGAGTGTGGCGGCGACGTGAATCTCACAGTACATGAAGGGTCGGTGAAGAAGTACATCGGCACCGCGACGCGCGTCGCCGAGGAGTACGGTACCCGTGATTACACCAAACAGCGCCTCGAAGTGCTCGAGCGCACGCTCGAAAGCGTCTTCGAGAATGACAAGAACAAACAGAGCGGGATTGCGGACTTCATGTGA
- a CDS encoding helix-turn-helix transcriptional regulator, producing MTTDPPLGAELRDRREARGLNKTELAAHLGVTAVVVAAWERGDRQPSDEHAAALVELFGESERSA from the coding sequence ATGACGACTGACCCGCCGCTCGGCGCGGAACTGCGCGACCGCCGCGAGGCCCGTGGTCTCAACAAGACGGAACTGGCGGCCCATCTCGGCGTCACGGCGGTCGTGGTTGCGGCGTGGGAACGCGGCGACCGGCAGCCGAGCGACGAGCACGCGGCCGCGCTCGTGGAACTGTTCGGCGAGAGCGAGCGCTCCGCGTAG